One region of Salvia miltiorrhiza cultivar Shanhuang (shh) chromosome 3, IMPLAD_Smil_shh, whole genome shotgun sequence genomic DNA includes:
- the LOC131014147 gene encoding 60S ribosomal protein L37a-1, whose product MAKRTKKVGIVGKYGTRYGASLRKQIKKMEVSQHSKYFCEFCGKYAVKRKAVGIWGCKDCGKVKAGGAYTMNTASAVTVRSTIRRLREATES is encoded by the exons GCCAAGAGAACCAAGAAGGTCGGTATTGTCGGGAAATATG GAACCCGTTATGGTGCTAGTTTGAGGAAGCAAATCAAGAAGATGGAAGTTAGTCAGCACAGCAAGTACTTTTGCGAGTTTTGCGGCAAG TATGCAGTGAAGAGGAAGGCAGTCGGCATCTGGGGTTGCAAGGACTGTGGCAAAGTGAAGGCTGGGGGTGCATACACAATGAA CACTGCCAGTGCCGTGACCGTCAGGAGCACTATCAGAAGGTTGAGGGAGGCAACTGAGAGTTAG